In Catharus ustulatus isolate bCatUst1 chromosome 29, bCatUst1.pri.v2, whole genome shotgun sequence, the following are encoded in one genomic region:
- the UHRF1 gene encoding E3 ubiquitin-protein ligase UHRF1 isoform X1 has protein sequence MWIQVRTMDGSQTHRVDSLSKLTKVEGLRLRIHEVFGVEPQRQRLFYRGKQMEDGHSLFDYSVGLNDIVQLLVRQSPALPPVASKDKDSELSDSDSGCGSGPSESDKSSHNGEGALELEAQPGTAAQPHWTDPGFGLYKINDLVDARDTDMGAWFEAKVVNVTRKKPSSQSAESCTGPDQPTAVPEEDVIYHVKYDDYPENGVVQMSSGNVRARARTILKWHQLEVGQVVMVNYNPDEPKERGFWYDAEILQKRETKMTRELNARILLGETGDSLNDCTIILVDEIYKIEEPGTASPISAGTPKRQSGPVCKACKDNPNKTCRVCACHICGGKQDPDKQLMCDECDMAFHIYCLQPPLSRIPDEDWYCPECRNDASEVVLAGEKLKESKKKQKMASANSSSRRDWGKGMACVGRTKECTIVPSNHYGPIPGIPVGTMWKFRVQVSESGVHRPHVAGIHGRSNDGAYSLVLAGGYEDDIDHGNSFTYTGSGGRDLSGNKRTAEQSCDQKLTNMNRALALNCSAPINDKQGAEAKDWRAGKPVRVVRSVKGGKHSKYAPLEGNRYDGIYKVVKYWPETGKSGFLVWRYLLRRDDEEPAPWTKEGKDRMKKLGLTMQYPEGYLEAVANKDKEKENNGDDEFDTPGKGKRKRKSGGEESLITSPVGSPKKTKVEPYKLTSQQKSLIKSDEANEKLWNEVLEALKDGPKFLSKVEEAFLCICCQEVVFRPVTTVCQHNVCKDCLDRSFKASVFSCPACRYELGRSYSMEVNEALQSVLAQLFPGYGSGR, from the exons ATGTGGATCCAGGTGCGCACCATGGACGGCAGCCAGACGCACCGCGTGGACTCGCTCTCCAAGCTCACCAAGGTGGAGGGGCTGCGCCTGCGGATACACGAGGTGTTCGGCGTGGAGCCCCAGCGGCAGCGCCTGTTCTACCGCGGCAAGCAG atGGAAGATGGGCACTCCCTGTTCGACTACAGCGTGGGGCTGAACGACATCGTTCAGCTGCTGGTCAGACAaagcccggccctgccgcccGTGGCCAGCAAGGACAAGGACTCGGAGCTCTCGGACAGCGACTCCGGCTGCGGCTCCGGCCCCAGCGAGTCGGACAAAAGCTCCCACAACGGGGAGGGggccctggagctggaggcacAGCCCggcactgcagcccagccccactggACCGACCCCGGCTTCGGCCTCTACAAG ATCAATGACCTGGTGGATGCTCGGGACACGGACATGGGAGCGTGGTTTGAAGCCAAGGTTGTGAATGTGaccaggaaaaaacccagcagtcaatcagctgagagctgcacaggTCCTGACCAGCCCACAGCTGTCCCTGAAGAAGATGTAATTTATCATGTGAAATACGATGa TTACCCCGAGAACGGCGTGGTGCAGATGAGCTCCGGGAACGTGCGCGCTCGCGCCAGGACCATCCTCAAGTGGCACCAGCTGGAGGTGGGGCAGGTGGTGATGGTCAACTACAACCCTGACGAGCCCAAGGAGAGGGGATTCTGGTACGATGCTGAGATCCTgcagaaaagggaaacaaaaatgaCCAGGGAGCTCAATGCGAGGATATTACTTGG GGAAACTGGTGATTCCTTGAATGACTGCACAATTATATTAGTGGATGAAATCTATAAAATTGAAGAGCCAGGCACTGCTTCTCCCATCAGTGCTGGCACCCCGAAAC GACAGAGTGGACCTGTGTGCAAGGCCTGCAAGGACAACCCAAACAAGACCTGCAGGGTCTGTGCTTGTCACATCTGTGGGGGGAAGCAGGACCCAGACAAGCAGCTCATGTGTGACGAGTGTGACATGGCCTTCCACATCTActgcctgcagcctcccctCAGCAGGATCCCAGACGAGGACTG GTATTGCCCTGAATGTCGAAATGATGCAAGTGAGGTGGTTTTAGCcggagagaaattaaaagaaagtaaaaagaaacaaaagatgGCATCTGCTAATTCCTCCTCCCGGAGAGACTGGGGCAAG GGCATGGCGTGCGTGGGGCGCACCAAGGAATGCACCATCGTCCCCTCCAACCACTACGGACCCATTCCTGGCATCCCCGTGGGCACCATGTGGAAATTCAGAGTTCAG GTGAGCGAGTCTGGGGTGCACAGGCCCCACGTGGCAGGGATCCATGGCAGGAGCAATGATGGAGCCTATTCCttggtgctggcaggaggatACGAGGATGACATC GACCACGGGAATTCCTTCACGTACACGGGGAGCGGCGGGCGAGACCTGTCCGGGAACAAGCGCACGGCAGAGCAGTCCTGTGACCAAAAACTCACCAACATGAACAg agccctggcccTGAACTGCAGCGCGCCCATCAATGACAAGCAGGGCGCGGAGGCCAAGGACTGGCGCGCGGGGAAGCCGGTGCGCGTGGTCAGGAGCGTCAAGGGCGGCAAGCACAGCAAGTACGCGCCCCTGGAGGGCAACAGATACGACGGCATCTACaag GTGGTGAAATACTGGCCTGAGACGGGCAAGTCGGGGTTCCTGGTGTGGCGGTACCTGCTCCGGAGGGACGATGAGGAGCCTGCTCCTTGGACCAAAGAGGGAAAGGACAGGATGAAAAAGCTTGGCCTGACAATGCAG TATCCTGAAGGATATTTGGAAGCTGTTGCAAACaaagataaggaaaaagaaaataatggagaTGATGAGTTTGATACCCcggggaaagggaagaggaaaaggaaatcag gtGGGGAGGAAAGCCTCATCACCTCTCCAGTAGGGTCTCCAAAGAAAACTAAAGTTGAGCCATACAAGCTGACATCCCAGCAGAAATCTCTTATCAAAAGTGATGAAGCCAATGAGAAACTGTGGAATGAAGTGCTAGAGGCTCTCAAAGATGGACCG AAGTTCCTGAGTAAAGTGGAGGAGGCGTTTCTGTGCATCTGCTGTCAGGAGGTCGTGTTCCGTCCTGTCACCACCGTGTGCCAGCACAACGTCTGCAag gactgcctggacaGGTCGTTCAAGGCCTCGGTGTTCAGCTGCCCCGCGTGCCGCTACGAGCTGGGCCGCAGTTACAGCATGGAGGTGAACGAGGCCCTGCAGAGCGTCCTGgcccagctcttccctggctATGGCAGTGGCCGGTGA
- the UHRF1 gene encoding E3 ubiquitin-protein ligase UHRF1 isoform X2, producing MEDGHSLFDYSVGLNDIVQLLVRQSPALPPVASKDKDSELSDSDSGCGSGPSESDKSSHNGEGALELEAQPGTAAQPHWTDPGFGLYKINDLVDARDTDMGAWFEAKVVNVTRKKPSSQSAESCTGPDQPTAVPEEDVIYHVKYDDYPENGVVQMSSGNVRARARTILKWHQLEVGQVVMVNYNPDEPKERGFWYDAEILQKRETKMTRELNARILLGETGDSLNDCTIILVDEIYKIEEPGTASPISAGTPKRQSGPVCKACKDNPNKTCRVCACHICGGKQDPDKQLMCDECDMAFHIYCLQPPLSRIPDEDWYCPECRNDASEVVLAGEKLKESKKKQKMASANSSSRRDWGKGMACVGRTKECTIVPSNHYGPIPGIPVGTMWKFRVQVSESGVHRPHVAGIHGRSNDGAYSLVLAGGYEDDIDHGNSFTYTGSGGRDLSGNKRTAEQSCDQKLTNMNRALALNCSAPINDKQGAEAKDWRAGKPVRVVRSVKGGKHSKYAPLEGNRYDGIYKVVKYWPETGKSGFLVWRYLLRRDDEEPAPWTKEGKDRMKKLGLTMQYPEGYLEAVANKDKEKENNGDDEFDTPGKGKRKRKSGGEESLITSPVGSPKKTKVEPYKLTSQQKSLIKSDEANEKLWNEVLEALKDGPKFLSKVEEAFLCICCQEVVFRPVTTVCQHNVCKDCLDRSFKASVFSCPACRYELGRSYSMEVNEALQSVLAQLFPGYGSGR from the exons atGGAAGATGGGCACTCCCTGTTCGACTACAGCGTGGGGCTGAACGACATCGTTCAGCTGCTGGTCAGACAaagcccggccctgccgcccGTGGCCAGCAAGGACAAGGACTCGGAGCTCTCGGACAGCGACTCCGGCTGCGGCTCCGGCCCCAGCGAGTCGGACAAAAGCTCCCACAACGGGGAGGGggccctggagctggaggcacAGCCCggcactgcagcccagccccactggACCGACCCCGGCTTCGGCCTCTACAAG ATCAATGACCTGGTGGATGCTCGGGACACGGACATGGGAGCGTGGTTTGAAGCCAAGGTTGTGAATGTGaccaggaaaaaacccagcagtcaatcagctgagagctgcacaggTCCTGACCAGCCCACAGCTGTCCCTGAAGAAGATGTAATTTATCATGTGAAATACGATGa TTACCCCGAGAACGGCGTGGTGCAGATGAGCTCCGGGAACGTGCGCGCTCGCGCCAGGACCATCCTCAAGTGGCACCAGCTGGAGGTGGGGCAGGTGGTGATGGTCAACTACAACCCTGACGAGCCCAAGGAGAGGGGATTCTGGTACGATGCTGAGATCCTgcagaaaagggaaacaaaaatgaCCAGGGAGCTCAATGCGAGGATATTACTTGG GGAAACTGGTGATTCCTTGAATGACTGCACAATTATATTAGTGGATGAAATCTATAAAATTGAAGAGCCAGGCACTGCTTCTCCCATCAGTGCTGGCACCCCGAAAC GACAGAGTGGACCTGTGTGCAAGGCCTGCAAGGACAACCCAAACAAGACCTGCAGGGTCTGTGCTTGTCACATCTGTGGGGGGAAGCAGGACCCAGACAAGCAGCTCATGTGTGACGAGTGTGACATGGCCTTCCACATCTActgcctgcagcctcccctCAGCAGGATCCCAGACGAGGACTG GTATTGCCCTGAATGTCGAAATGATGCAAGTGAGGTGGTTTTAGCcggagagaaattaaaagaaagtaaaaagaaacaaaagatgGCATCTGCTAATTCCTCCTCCCGGAGAGACTGGGGCAAG GGCATGGCGTGCGTGGGGCGCACCAAGGAATGCACCATCGTCCCCTCCAACCACTACGGACCCATTCCTGGCATCCCCGTGGGCACCATGTGGAAATTCAGAGTTCAG GTGAGCGAGTCTGGGGTGCACAGGCCCCACGTGGCAGGGATCCATGGCAGGAGCAATGATGGAGCCTATTCCttggtgctggcaggaggatACGAGGATGACATC GACCACGGGAATTCCTTCACGTACACGGGGAGCGGCGGGCGAGACCTGTCCGGGAACAAGCGCACGGCAGAGCAGTCCTGTGACCAAAAACTCACCAACATGAACAg agccctggcccTGAACTGCAGCGCGCCCATCAATGACAAGCAGGGCGCGGAGGCCAAGGACTGGCGCGCGGGGAAGCCGGTGCGCGTGGTCAGGAGCGTCAAGGGCGGCAAGCACAGCAAGTACGCGCCCCTGGAGGGCAACAGATACGACGGCATCTACaag GTGGTGAAATACTGGCCTGAGACGGGCAAGTCGGGGTTCCTGGTGTGGCGGTACCTGCTCCGGAGGGACGATGAGGAGCCTGCTCCTTGGACCAAAGAGGGAAAGGACAGGATGAAAAAGCTTGGCCTGACAATGCAG TATCCTGAAGGATATTTGGAAGCTGTTGCAAACaaagataaggaaaaagaaaataatggagaTGATGAGTTTGATACCCcggggaaagggaagaggaaaaggaaatcag gtGGGGAGGAAAGCCTCATCACCTCTCCAGTAGGGTCTCCAAAGAAAACTAAAGTTGAGCCATACAAGCTGACATCCCAGCAGAAATCTCTTATCAAAAGTGATGAAGCCAATGAGAAACTGTGGAATGAAGTGCTAGAGGCTCTCAAAGATGGACCG AAGTTCCTGAGTAAAGTGGAGGAGGCGTTTCTGTGCATCTGCTGTCAGGAGGTCGTGTTCCGTCCTGTCACCACCGTGTGCCAGCACAACGTCTGCAag gactgcctggacaGGTCGTTCAAGGCCTCGGTGTTCAGCTGCCCCGCGTGCCGCTACGAGCTGGGCCGCAGTTACAGCATGGAGGTGAACGAGGCCCTGCAGAGCGTCCTGgcccagctcttccctggctATGGCAGTGGCCGGTGA